TGGCACTGACCCAATACACATATTTTGTTTTCCGAACCCTTAGGGTTTAATCCCGTGGATTTGAATGGAAGATTGATATTCAATAGGTGTTGTGAAACTAAGGTGTCCCTCAATCAAGTATTGTCAGGTTCTTAGTTAACCAACCATGGCCACGTTCGATTAGCAGTGGTAAAATTTGGAGAGATCGCAGAAGATATTAAGGGTATGGGTTTTGATCCTTACAATATTTAATTTCTTTGTGGTATATATGCATTGACAGTGATAAATAAATCGATTTAGGAAAGTAAATTGAATGCTTACAGGAAATGGGATTGGTCCGAAGATCAAATTCAAAATGCATTTGAAACATATCCTATCCGTATGAAGCTATCTGTAAAGAAAAGCATGTCTATAATGGATTACCTTGTAAATCAAGTGGATTTTAGTCCTTGGCTTGTTGCTAAGTGTCCACCAATTTCATGCCTGACCCCTTTGTTTTTTTAGCTTGGAGAAGAGGATTGTGCCGAGGTGTTCCATTTACCATATATAAGTCTCCAAGGGTCTGATAAGGAACAAATTTTACTATGTACACTGCAGATGAATCAGAAGTCTTTTTTGGAGAAGTTTGTGATCAAGTATGAGCAAGCTCCTGAGCTGTTGAAGGTATATCATAGTTCACTAGTTGTATTCCTTTATTCAGTTAGTGACATGAAATGTGCCGTAGATAATCTGAATTTCTAGAACTCAAGAGTTTACATAGTATTTACTTGGCCCCTTTGTTATATTTTCCAAAATGGAAAAATATGGCTTTACCAGTCACTTACCTGTTATATATCGAGAACCGAGATAGGTTTTTGCTGGAAAACTCTTATGCTTCTTTCCACTGGGTAAATTGTTGAGGAACTTAGCAGAGTAACTTAAAGCTACATTTGATGATTCTCTATTTCGTCCATGGATTGGTAGTTCCTTGATGCTTAGCCTCTATGTTTTCATCCATGGAAAACATTAATAGATAAATATTTATCTTAACTGCTTCTGCAAGATAATCCAGTTACTTACATAAATGAGGATACTGGACTACTCAGCTGAAGTGGACTCCTCATTTTTTAGAGCCATCTAACCTTGTCACCCATCTTATGACTGCTTTAGAGTTTAACTAGTCACTTTTTCAGGAAATTGAATCTTCTGCACTTGACTATTCAGTTTTATGCGGTAAAGCGTTTTGGTCATGGGCATAATTTTAGTATATCACTTATTCATTCTAATTCATACATAAATAAACAAAGGCATCTGTACGCATGTACTTATGCCAGTGTAGAATTTTATCTTCTTTAAAGTTGGTCTAACATATTTAATTCCTTTTGAAATCAGATTTATAATCAGGCATCCATTCGGCGTGTCTCGGAAGACTCCCAAAGTGATGAGTTAATTTTGCTGCCAAGCAAGTCGAAACCTAGCTACTGGCTCGCTGAAATTTGTGTGGGTGCAGCTCGAGATAAGTACATTGTCTTGGTGTGTTTTTACTTAAACCTTGCTGTCTATGAGTTCTATCGTAGCATATCCAAAGACACGTATTAGGCAGATAAGTGCAAACGAATTGGACGCCGCAATAAGTATTTGAATTCCTTTATTCAGTTAGTGGCATGAAATGTGCAGTAGATGTCTTATTGTAAAACATTTATTACATAACCTTTACttggtccttttgtcaattcctgCTTCTCCTTGGCATGTTAGGTGTCTGTATGCTTGTTTCATTctctccaaaaaataaaatatgtgTGTACCTATCACGTGCCTCATACATGTTGACATGAAAAGATTACATTGTGTAGGTAGTAATTTTCTAGTGTTTAACAACTCTACTTATCTAGAACATGTGTACTGGATGACAAAATTTTGGCTGTAAAAGTAAAGGAAtttaaggaagtacaattcagGAAAGATACTTGTGGTTTGTTGTTCGGTTTTAAGAAATTTAGTACAATGTGTTTGCAATGGCAAGAATCAAAATGGGACGTAGTAATTAAGATGGGTGCTTGTTTGAGTACTTACCTTTTCTGTTCCTGGGAAGCTCATATGCTTGTTTCATCTAGGTGAATCGCGGAGGAGATTTGCAGCTGAACCTAGAACCACATTGGATCATTCTCTGTGGTACATGTTTGATCCATGAATTTGTAGTTGCTGGATGCGTAGCTACTTTTGTTGTATCCATGAATTACTTTAAATAGATAATCTGCTACTTGTGTTGTATCCATGTACGGCGCATATGCCTCTCTTCTTTGAGGGTTTAAAGCAAATTGGTAACCTATTTTGTAATTGTTTCTGGACTTCGATGCCATCGaagttatttatttgtttttgctTTCAATTTTCTGGTGTTTCTTTTTTTTCcaatgttttatttttctttccgaTTATATCTACGGAACCCTTGTACATTGTTGTTGTTAGAATCTTGTTA
The sequence above is a segment of the Papaver somniferum cultivar HN1 unplaced genomic scaffold, ASM357369v1 unplaced-scaffold_125, whole genome shotgun sequence genome. Coding sequences within it:
- the LOC113331184 gene encoding uncharacterized protein LOC113331184; this encodes MNQKSFLEKFVIKYEQAPELLKIYNQASIRRVSEDSQSDELILLPSKSKPSYWLAEICVGAARDKYIVLVNRGGDLQLNLEPHWIILCGTCLIHEFVVAGCVATFVVSMNYFK